One Candidatus Methanomethylicota archaeon DNA segment encodes these proteins:
- a CDS encoding DUF87 domain-containing protein: protein MVERKPIGIVVGSPSTSEFEFKCIGTVRNNDFVEVYHDDRWHVFFVKSLRREGETLYASCTCLGRPPDTPLKVGLEVYAASEDNIRVTLGLTADYSKSVYLGMLRNYNVKVYIPVDRLNRIFVVGKPGSGKSYTAGVLIEELLKKDIPIIIIDVHGEYSSLKVAAKSGCMEFGVNPVSYVDRIIEFGDKKFNAAANIDISYLGEVSAEDLVLTGKCVIINLRGLDSDDQVSIVASVVNKLLDAAIARRIPPFYLVLDEAHRFVGREKSESQIVLRRFSQEGRKFGANLIVISQRPQLLDTTVRSLSGTWIIHRLSDPNDISIAVESGGLGRGWEDSIVWLGIGECIVTGEAVDKVPYIVRVRCRETIHGGAGFNPLDYISEDSLRNAEVKWRGLMKLGAIPKAVEVVAKPKVSPLINQYHLPVKFDLKFVSSNLYSRFPFKFDFNGVILNYYPALDIKAIVNVKRSKPNVEFSDEYRAFIPLSNVSGELDYNSSRAYDVESFDESELSVSPSNFDKINYRNPDIDLSSLNSYEKIVKDFKKFLSLKLSYKLHYSTKFKVYSKCNEDLEEFKSRLREAGKEIFDSKCRKVVEKYEAKISKHNAIIKSLRDDIKVKVQSAKRLISTINDLKSKLRGLDPSSREYISISSKIQSLEDKLSKLNKMVSESNSELEYREKVVEDLKREMNDELRRLKSEFEDLGEFKTVVINLGGKDVDVEYVRLIWVPIFDGTVKISLKDLERNLSLHWNGYNSVGVYGKCDVCGSQITNLNSLEFCNICLSPLCSGHSLKCSACEATICPEHSFKCDVCGRIFCVNEKSYTCSICGKKLCSDCVKHCVKCVSEVAYCSEHIHVCDDCSKSYCEIHYLEHLSKCGDCGREVCGESIVHCEICGKPLCRDCIHKCSVCGRVVCKDHVWKCSICGAEFCTDEEKHVCSICGRIICDKHVYKCPSCGREVCTNHVKVCPNCGRRVCESCIITVKRLFRYKTGCKLCLKP, encoded by the coding sequence TTGGTTGAGCGTAAACCTATTGGCATAGTTGTTGGTTCACCATCCACATCTGAATTTGAATTTAAATGTATTGGGACTGTTAGGAATAATGATTTTGTGGAGGTTTACCATGATGATCGTTGGCATGTCTTCTTCGTTAAGAGTCTTAGGCGTGAGGGTGAAACCCTCTATGCTTCATGTACATGTCTTGGTAGACCTCCAGATACTCCGCTTAAGGTTGGCTTAGAGGTTTACGCGGCTTCTGAAGATAATATACGTGTAACTCTTGGTTTAACGGCAGATTACTCCAAATCCGTATATCTTGGTATGTTGAGGAATTATAATGTTAAAGTTTATATTCCAGTGGATCGTTTGAATAGGATTTTCGTTGTGGGTAAGCCTGGCTCCGGGAAATCCTATACTGCTGGCGTTTTGATTGAGGAGCTTTTGAAGAAGGACATCCCAATAATAATAATTGATGTTCATGGGGAATACTCCAGTTTAAAGGTTGCAGCCAAATCTGGATGCATGGAATTCGGTGTTAACCCAGTTAGCTATGTGGATAGGATAATAGAGTTCGGTGATAAGAAGTTTAATGCGGCTGCAAATATCGATATATCATATTTAGGTGAGGTTTCCGCTGAGGATCTAGTGCTCACTGGTAAGTGTGTTATAATCAATTTGAGGGGGCTGGATTCAGATGATCAAGTGTCCATAGTGGCATCGGTGGTTAATAAACTTCTGGATGCAGCTATAGCTAGGAGGATTCCACCATTCTACTTGGTTTTGGATGAAGCCCATAGGTTTGTTGGTAGGGAGAAGTCTGAATCCCAAATAGTTTTGAGGAGGTTCTCGCAGGAGGGGAGGAAGTTTGGTGCAAATCTCATAGTAATATCTCAGAGACCTCAACTCCTCGACACCACAGTTCGAAGTTTAAGTGGAACTTGGATTATACATAGACTCTCAGACCCCAACGATATATCCATAGCTGTGGAGAGTGGAGGTCTTGGTAGGGGTTGGGAGGATAGCATAGTTTGGCTTGGAATTGGTGAGTGCATAGTTACTGGTGAAGCTGTGGATAAAGTGCCATACATTGTTAGGGTTAGGTGTAGGGAGACTATTCATGGTGGAGCAGGCTTCAACCCCCTCGACTATATTTCGGAGGATTCTTTGAGGAATGCTGAGGTTAAGTGGAGGGGGTTAATGAAGCTTGGTGCAATTCCAAAAGCCGTTGAGGTTGTAGCTAAACCGAAGGTTTCACCACTCATAAATCAATATCATCTACCAGTTAAGTTTGATTTGAAGTTCGTATCATCAAATCTGTACAGTAGATTTCCATTTAAATTCGATTTTAATGGTGTTATTTTGAACTATTATCCAGCTTTGGATATTAAGGCCATTGTTAATGTTAAGCGTTCTAAACCCAATGTGGAGTTTAGCGATGAGTATAGGGCTTTCATACCATTATCAAATGTTTCTGGGGAATTGGATTACAATTCCAGTAGGGCTTATGACGTTGAATCCTTCGATGAAAGTGAATTATCTGTATCGCCATCAAATTTTGATAAGATCAATTATCGTAATCCGGACATCGATTTATCGAGTTTAAATTCGTATGAGAAGATTGTAAAGGATTTTAAGAAGTTTCTATCATTAAAATTATCTTACAAGCTACATTACTCCACAAAATTCAAAGTTTACTCTAAGTGTAATGAAGATTTGGAGGAGTTTAAGAGTAGGCTTAGGGAGGCTGGTAAAGAGATTTTCGATTCCAAGTGTAGGAAGGTTGTGGAGAAGTATGAGGCTAAGATATCCAAACATAACGCCATAATAAAGTCGCTTAGGGATGACATTAAGGTTAAGGTTCAATCTGCGAAGAGGCTTATCTCCACAATTAATGATTTGAAGAGTAAGTTGAGGGGTCTTGATCCATCTTCAAGGGAGTATATTTCCATTTCATCAAAGATTCAGAGTTTGGAGGATAAGCTTTCAAAGTTGAATAAGATGGTTTCTGAATCTAACTCTGAATTGGAGTATAGGGAGAAGGTTGTTGAGGATCTTAAGAGGGAGATGAATGATGAGTTGAGGAGGTTGAAGAGTGAATTTGAAGATTTGGGTGAATTTAAAACTGTAGTCATAAATTTGGGTGGGAAGGATGTGGATGTGGAGTATGTTAGGCTCATATGGGTTCCCATATTTGATGGAACTGTTAAGATTTCCCTTAAGGATTTAGAGAGGAATTTGAGTTTACATTGGAATGGGTATAATAGTGTTGGGGTTTATGGGAAATGTGATGTATGCGGCTCTCAAATAACCAACCTAAATTCACTTGAATTTTGCAATATATGTTTATCACCATTGTGCAGTGGGCATTCATTGAAGTGTAGTGCTTGCGAGGCCACAATATGTCCTGAACATTCATTTAAATGTGATGTTTGTGGAAGAATTTTCTGCGTTAATGAGAAATCATATACATGCTCCATATGTGGGAAGAAGCTTTGTTCTGATTGTGTTAAGCATTGTGTGAAATGCGTTTCTGAAGTTGCATATTGCAGTGAGCATATACATGTATGTGATGATTGCAGTAAATCGTATTGTGAAATCCACTACCTTGAGCATCTCTCCAAATGTGGTGATTGTGGGAGGGAAGTTTGTGGTGAAAGCATAGTTCACTGTGAAATTTGTGGTAAACCATTATGTAGAGACTGCATCCACAAATGTAGTGTTTGCGGTAGGGTTGTTTGTAAAGATCATGTTTGGAAGTGCAGTATATGTGGTGCAGAATTCTGTACTGATGAGGAGAAGCATGTTTGCAGTATTTGTGGTAGGATTATATGTGATAAGCATGTATATAAATGTCCATCGTGTGGTAGAGAGGTTTGCACTAACCATGTTAAGGTATGCCCAAATTGTGGTAGAAGGGTTTGTGAATCATGTATAATTACAGTTAAACGTCTATTCAGATATAAGACTGGATGTAAACTTTGCCTTAAGCCCTAA
- a CDS encoding DUF1614 domain-containing protein: MERKFGMGVSVVYRPTTWSYIATLLLITITLTIISLSSIQVFTEGLMMPPQIAIIAFYISLLGSAINIPLTYIKTVEYGLCYQEINIFGIRWFLPSIGLRERKTLIAINLGGAIIPLAISTYILTRLPQTVNVYMKIAIATIIISITVNKLSRIIPGFGIAVPGFIPPLITALTSIAISMIPPKCNPAFIAYISGTLGTLIGADLMNMNRIPELGASMVSIGGAGTFDGIYLTGIVAVALTLMLI; encoded by the coding sequence ATGGAGAGGAAATTTGGGATGGGTGTAAGTGTAGTCTACAGGCCTACAACATGGAGTTACATAGCAACACTACTACTCATAACCATAACTTTAACCATAATCTCACTAAGCTCAATACAAGTCTTCACAGAGGGGTTGATGATGCCACCACAAATAGCCATAATTGCATTCTACATATCCCTACTGGGCAGCGCCATAAACATACCACTAACATACATAAAAACAGTGGAATATGGATTATGCTATCAAGAAATAAACATTTTTGGCATAAGATGGTTTCTACCATCCATCGGCCTTAGGGAGAGGAAAACACTAATAGCGATAAATCTTGGTGGAGCAATAATACCATTAGCCATATCCACATACATTCTAACACGGCTACCCCAAACAGTAAACGTTTACATGAAGATAGCCATAGCCACAATAATAATATCCATAACCGTCAACAAGCTATCTAGGATTATACCTGGATTTGGCATAGCAGTCCCAGGATTCATACCACCACTAATAACCGCACTAACATCAATAGCCATATCAATGATTCCACCAAAATGCAACCCAGCATTCATAGCCTATATAAGTGGGACGCTTGGAACACTCATAGGTGCAGACCTAATGAACATGAATAGGATACCGGAGCTAGGTGCAAGCATGGTTAGTATAGGTGGAGCTGGAACATTCGATGGAATATACCTAACTGGAATAGTAGCTGTAGCCCTAACCCTAATGCTAATATAG
- a CDS encoding NADH:flavin oxidoreductase, with amino-acid sequence MGMEMDLGTPIEIRGVKVRNRIVLPPMATELATVNGEVTEDIIKHYDERSRGPGIVIVEHSYVALNGKVSQRQLGIYSEKLVEGLRRLAETIRGNGAIAIIQLNHGGGRSSSKITGEKPIAPSAIKLEGWTEEPREMTLKDFIEVKEAFKRAADIAVKAGFHGVEIHGAHGFLLNQFTSPITNRRLDAYGGTFEKRIKFPLEIVEEVRRVIGGGRILSYRIGADDMMPGGVTIEESMKFAVKLEECGVDVINVSGGLCGSRPQNLTGQGYFIPLAEKIKSKVKIPVIGVGGIRDPDYANNLIKSGRVDLVAVGRAMLEDPKWAEKALEKIKSKTT; translated from the coding sequence ATGGGTATGGAAATGGATCTTGGGACACCAATAGAGATTAGGGGGGTTAAGGTTAGGAATAGGATTGTACTGCCACCCATGGCCACAGAACTGGCAACAGTCAATGGTGAAGTAACTGAGGATATCATAAAACATTATGATGAGAGGAGTAGGGGGCCTGGAATAGTTATAGTGGAACACTCCTACGTGGCGTTGAATGGGAAGGTTAGCCAAAGACAACTTGGAATATACAGCGAAAAACTAGTTGAGGGGCTTAGAAGACTTGCAGAGACAATAAGGGGGAATGGAGCTATAGCAATAATACAATTAAATCATGGAGGTGGAAGATCATCATCAAAGATAACTGGAGAGAAACCCATAGCACCATCAGCAATAAAACTTGAGGGGTGGACTGAAGAACCTAGGGAGATGACCCTAAAAGACTTCATTGAAGTTAAAGAAGCATTCAAAAGAGCTGCAGATATAGCTGTGAAGGCGGGATTCCATGGAGTTGAAATACATGGAGCACATGGATTCCTACTAAACCAATTCACATCACCAATAACCAATAGACGCCTAGACGCATATGGAGGAACCTTCGAAAAGAGGATTAAATTCCCATTGGAAATAGTGGAGGAGGTTAGGAGGGTTATTGGAGGGGGGAGGATACTATCATATAGGATTGGAGCTGATGACATGATGCCGGGGGGAGTAACCATAGAGGAATCCATGAAATTTGCAGTGAAACTTGAAGAATGCGGGGTTGACGTTATAAATGTTTCAGGGGGGTTATGCGGTTCCAGACCCCAAAATCTAACAGGTCAAGGATACTTCATCCCCCTAGCTGAAAAGATAAAATCTAAGGTTAAAATACCAGTAATAGGGGTTGGGGGGATAAGAGATCCAGATTACGCCAACAACTTAATTAAAAGTGGAAGAGTGGATTTAGTTGCAGTTGGAAGAGCCATGCTTGAAGATCCAAAATGGGCGGAGAAAGCTCTAGAGAAGATTAAATCAAAAACTACTTAA
- a CDS encoding iron-sulfur cluster assembly scaffold protein, with protein sequence MSSRIPLIYSPKVLELFRNPKNLGAIPDAEIHGTAGSLACGDMIAIYIKLSSDGKTIEKASFESYGCAANIAAASIMTEMIKGKSLEEAWNIDWKTITEELGGLPSVKYHCGVLAVGALRRAIRKYFEGRKDKPSWLPEDLTLEERHAIEEEKLMEQLSKRVQSLK encoded by the coding sequence TTGTCCAGTAGAATACCATTAATATATTCCCCAAAGGTTTTGGAGTTATTTAGGAATCCTAAGAATCTTGGGGCAATACCGGATGCAGAGATACATGGAACTGCGGGTAGCTTGGCTTGTGGAGATATGATTGCAATATACATTAAACTTTCAAGTGATGGTAAAACCATTGAGAAGGCTAGTTTCGAGAGTTATGGTTGTGCAGCTAACATTGCTGCTGCAAGCATAATGACTGAGATGATTAAGGGTAAGAGTCTTGAAGAGGCTTGGAATATTGATTGGAAAACTATAACTGAAGAGTTGGGAGGACTACCAAGCGTTAAATATCATTGTGGAGTTCTGGCTGTGGGTGCTTTGAGGAGAGCTATTAGAAAGTATTTTGAGGGTAGGAAGGATAAGCCAAGCTGGCTTCCAGAGGATTTAACCCTTGAAGAGAGGCATGCCATTGAGGAAGAGAAGCTTATGGAGCAATTGTCCAAGAGGGTTCAATCGCTTAAGTAG
- a CDS encoding cysteine desulfurase yields MGSEIKRDAEDLIKLHGIPPREVYLDSENSGLIFPEALKAMVDCYVSYGYGHPSITHKVGWESYEVLVKSSEVISRALGCNSDEIVYLHSGTEANNLAVLGFAKAHGDSSRRKILVSSIEHLSVIHAAESLAKYGFEVVKIPVDGEGFVDLDALSSLIDSNTLMVSVGMVNHEIGVIQDLRGIVEVVKDRDENIVLHTDAVDALGRVKFNLKDLGVDLASFSSHKVFGPKGAACLYVRDGLNLEPILYGQLSTQRLWPGLENVPAICGFAKAVEVMMNNFSEFNSKMMGFRDMLIDGILNSVDHSILNGPRGGRRVSDNVNISFIYCEGEALTVELSLRGIYVSSGSACTSRILQPSHVLIAIGRRFEEAHGSILMKVTPMHSSDDIKYVLENIPKAVGRVRSISPFKSG; encoded by the coding sequence ATGGGTAGTGAAATTAAACGTGATGCTGAGGATTTAATTAAGCTTCATGGGATTCCACCTAGGGAGGTTTATTTGGATTCTGAGAATTCTGGGTTAATATTTCCCGAGGCTCTTAAAGCTATGGTTGATTGTTATGTTTCTTATGGTTATGGTCATCCATCTATAACGCATAAGGTTGGTTGGGAGTCTTATGAAGTTCTAGTTAAATCCTCAGAGGTTATATCTAGGGCTTTAGGATGCAATTCAGATGAAATAGTTTACCTCCATAGTGGAACTGAAGCCAATAATTTGGCTGTCTTAGGTTTTGCAAAGGCTCATGGAGATTCTTCTAGGAGGAAGATTCTCGTTTCAAGTATTGAGCATTTAAGTGTAATTCATGCAGCTGAGAGTTTGGCTAAATATGGTTTTGAAGTGGTTAAGATACCTGTGGATGGTGAGGGGTTTGTGGATTTAGATGCTTTATCCTCGCTTATAGATTCCAATACTCTTATGGTTAGTGTGGGGATGGTTAATCATGAGATTGGCGTTATACAGGATTTGAGGGGGATTGTTGAGGTTGTTAAGGATCGTGATGAGAATATAGTTTTACACACGGATGCTGTGGATGCTCTTGGTAGAGTTAAATTTAACTTAAAGGATTTGGGTGTGGATTTAGCTAGTTTCAGTAGTCATAAGGTTTTCGGCCCTAAGGGGGCTGCATGCCTATATGTTAGGGATGGATTGAACCTTGAACCAATACTTTATGGTCAGTTAAGTACGCAGAGGCTTTGGCCTGGATTGGAGAATGTTCCAGCAATATGTGGTTTCGCTAAGGCTGTGGAGGTTATGATGAATAATTTTAGTGAATTTAATTCTAAGATGATGGGGTTTAGGGATATGCTCATAGATGGAATTCTAAACTCGGTGGATCACTCCATACTTAATGGTCCTAGAGGGGGGCGTAGGGTTTCAGATAATGTTAACATAAGCTTCATATATTGTGAAGGTGAAGCTTTAACTGTGGAGCTTAGTTTGAGGGGGATATACGTTTCAAGTGGTAGTGCATGTACCAGTAGGATTCTTCAGCCAAGCCACGTCCTAATAGCCATTGGTAGGAGGTTTGAAGAGGCTCATGGAAGTATATTGATGAAGGTTACGCCAATGCATAGTTCTGATGACATAAAATACGTTTTGGAGAATATCCCTAAAGCTGTGGGTAGGGTTAGATCTATTAGCCCATTTAAATCGGGGTGA
- a CDS encoding cysteine desulfurase produces MLNVEEIRKDFPILSREINGKRLIYFDNAATTQKPVQVINRIMEFYMKNHANIHRGIHTLSQEASQLYEEARETIAKMINADPREIVFTKNTTEAINIIAYTWALRKLKSGDEIITSLMEHHSNITPWITLSQLIGVKVKFIGVNADGKLKMEDIPKLINKRTKLITITHASNVLGTINDVKGIVKIAHENGIPVAVDAAQSAPHIPINVKNMDCEFLAFSGHKMLGPSGTGVLYIKSEILKEIEPTVSGGGTIKNVKWIPEMGTCKIDWGEGPEKLEAGTPNIAGVIGLGEAAKYLMKIGLEEVERHERMLVEETMKGLMEIGDVKIYGPKNPNERVGIVAFNINGLNPHQTALILDQYGIAVRSGFHCAEPIHQIIGAEEGSVRASYYIYNTKPEVEEMLNVIREMVEMKRNGEVR; encoded by the coding sequence ATGTTGAATGTAGAGGAGATAAGGAAAGACTTCCCAATACTCTCAAGGGAGATTAATGGTAAGAGGCTAATATACTTCGACAATGCAGCCACAACACAGAAACCAGTACAAGTGATAAATAGGATTATGGAATTCTACATGAAAAACCATGCAAACATACATAGAGGTATACATACATTAAGTCAAGAAGCATCACAACTATACGAGGAAGCTAGAGAAACGATTGCAAAGATGATAAATGCAGATCCAAGGGAGATAGTATTCACAAAGAATACCACTGAAGCCATAAACATAATAGCATATACATGGGCTTTGAGAAAGTTGAAGAGTGGAGATGAAATAATAACATCATTAATGGAGCATCATAGCAACATAACACCATGGATAACACTATCACAATTAATAGGGGTGAAAGTGAAGTTCATAGGGGTAAATGCAGATGGAAAACTAAAGATGGAAGATATACCAAAACTAATAAACAAAAGGACAAAGCTAATAACGATAACACATGCCTCCAACGTCCTCGGAACAATAAACGACGTGAAAGGGATAGTGAAGATAGCACATGAAAATGGAATTCCAGTAGCAGTGGATGCGGCACAATCAGCACCACACATACCAATAAACGTGAAGAATATGGATTGCGAATTCCTAGCCTTCAGCGGACACAAAATGCTTGGACCATCAGGAACAGGAGTCCTATACATTAAAAGCGAAATACTCAAGGAAATTGAACCAACAGTTAGTGGTGGAGGGACAATAAAGAATGTTAAATGGATTCCGGAAATGGGGACATGCAAAATAGATTGGGGGGAGGGGCCTGAAAAGCTGGAAGCTGGAACACCAAACATAGCTGGAGTAATAGGGCTTGGTGAAGCAGCCAAATACCTAATGAAGATAGGGTTGGAGGAAGTTGAGAGACATGAGAGGATGCTGGTGGAAGAAACCATGAAAGGGTTGATGGAAATAGGGGATGTCAAAATTTATGGACCGAAAAATCCAAATGAAAGGGTTGGTATAGTGGCATTCAACATCAATGGATTAAACCCACATCAAACAGCACTAATACTAGACCAATATGGAATAGCAGTGAGAAGCGGATTCCACTGCGCAGAACCAATACACCAAATAATTGGAGCAGAGGAGGGGAGTGTAAGGGCAAGCTACTACATATACAACACAAAACCAGAAGTGGAAGAAATGCTCAATGTAATTAGGGAGATGGTGGAGATGAAGAGGAATGGAGAAGTACGTTAA
- a CDS encoding alanyl-tRNA editing protein, whose protein sequence is MQEEVEVKTHTALHVLKGAVRKVLGAKWTASVYVKGNHGRLTVQYDRKPTQEELKRIEELANKKVLENVPVKVIEMDRGEAERVFGDEMYDLFPVPEDVKTLSIVIIEDWNINACNKMHTKTTGEIGYIKIEDARFRPSKKLLEISFNVTS, encoded by the coding sequence TTGCAAGAAGAAGTGGAAGTTAAAACCCACACAGCACTACACGTATTGAAGGGAGCTGTTAGAAAGGTTTTGGGAGCTAAATGGACTGCAAGCGTATACGTTAAAGGGAATCATGGAAGATTAACAGTTCAATATGATAGGAAACCAACACAAGAAGAATTGAAGAGGATAGAGGAATTAGCAAACAAGAAGGTTTTGGAGAATGTGCCAGTGAAGGTTATTGAAATGGATAGAGGTGAAGCGGAAAGAGTTTTTGGAGATGAAATGTACGATCTATTCCCAGTACCAGAAGATGTGAAGACCTTATCCATAGTCATAATAGAAGATTGGAATATAAATGCATGCAACAAGATGCATACAAAAACCACAGGGGAAATTGGTTACATAAAGATAGAAGATGCGAGATTTAGACCTTCAAAGAAGCTTCTAGAAATAAGTTTCAATGTAACTTCATGA
- a CDS encoding iron-sulfur cluster assembly protein has translation MSGNEILVSAIMDKLKEVIDPEVGLSVVDMGLIKDVSIISEGKVKIKMSLTVPSFMCPLARYLILSVKKAAESVPGVKEAEIEIIEPY, from the coding sequence TTGAGTGGGAATGAAATTTTGGTGTCTGCAATTATGGATAAGCTTAAGGAGGTTATAGATCCAGAAGTTGGATTGAGCGTTGTGGATATGGGGCTTATAAAGGATGTATCCATAATCTCTGAGGGTAAAGTTAAAATAAAGATGAGTTTAACAGTTCCATCCTTCATGTGTCCACTTGCAAGATACTTGATTCTAAGCGTTAAGAAGGCTGCTGAATCAGTTCCAGGAGTTAAAGAAGCTGAAATAGAGATAATTGAGCCATACTAA